The nucleotide window TAGCAGTGACGTCATTACGACAATATTTgatccattatttaaaaattaTATGCGGATACATTGAATCTATTCAAGGTTGGTACTCTTCCATAACTGACCACACAATGTAAATCTTTGGTTATTTAGGTCATTGTGTTTAGGCCACCTTGACAGTGTTCACAGTACACATCCCAGTGTAGATATTATAGTAacactgtatctacagtagtagCCAGTTTTAGCTAACAAACATTGGCCTTCTTTGCATTATTCTATATTGCTACAACTCTTTCTCAGACATCCAATCATTGATTGAGTTGAGCTCCCAGACCACATCCACTCAGTAGTAGCCTAAGCCCTAAGGATACATCAAACACTGGATGGTGGGatacccctctctccatccattcatccatccatccccacccCCACATCACTAGAAACGAGACACAGCAGGGAAATCCCCATCTCCAGAGTGTAGCTACATGCTGCTGACATCATCAGTTTGTCCTACTCAGCCCAGATTCAATTATGCTTCTGAGCAGAGGAATGTGATGTTTATAGCTCTCAGCTCTTAGCGAAAATAGTCAAAGTGTCCTGGAGAGATTGAGCTCCCAAGCTGAAATGGGACTTGTACTTTGTTCCCAAATGAAGAGCTGGTTCTGCCATATTAATCTAAGGTACGTCATCTACCATTTACTGCTTTAATAGTGCATGCACTGTAATTGGTGATATATTGAAGTGCAAGTTGGTGAAACATACATTTattgcattcacacacacacatgcatgcacacgttCATGCACACACACGAACAAGCTtgcttgtgtgtgcatgtgtatgtttaaaagagagagaggcgatagagatagagcgagagagagacgatgaCTGAGCTGTATCCCAGTCATTAATTGCAGAAAAAGCAGAGTACATCCCATGTAATGAGACATATGCTTCCACGACAACAGACAGACACGGCCGTTGCCAAGTTACTACCGGTATCCATGGAAATGGTTTTGATCTTGTTTGAATAAGTATTCAATTTTGAAGcagtgtgttgtactgtatactgtttatccCCCAGGTTGCTGATTCAGACACCTGTAGAAGTAAGTAGCTGAAATAATCATCTTCTTTCACAGTCAATCCCCATCTATTACTCAATTTATGAGTAATTTACAAAATGTGTGCCATTTTCAACTACATTGGATAAATCAATCCATGTAAACGTGATGCCAGCAGCAGTCCATAGTCACATGATACGGCAACTGAAGGTGTACTGTAGATGGATGTACTTGTAACACCAGCATGTAGAGGCATTCAGCTATCAGGACTTGAAAGCAGTAGCCCACATCATATTACACTGAACGTCCTCATCCAGACACCTACTAGGTCCAAATCAGGTAAACCCATTTATAATGTAACCACTGGTCCAAATGTTGGTAACACATTTGCTGAATGGGAGGAGGGCATCCAACACAACCAGGATGTTGTCAGGGTGACCCAAAAGAGAAGTGCAGCAATTAATCGGTATGTACACAGACAAAGGCTTAGCTACATGTAGACGTATTAAAACTTAAACACTGAAAAATGTTCTTTACAGTATTTGGATTGTGACTAAATGTTCAACTAACTATCAACAAATTGCTTACCTACTATCCAGAACCCTAAACTTAAACCCAACCTCAGCTCTATACCTAAACCTAATCCCAGCATCTATAGCCTATCAGCCATCCCAACCTATCTGATGACCTGTTTGATTTCTGAGATCTGATTATTGACACCTGTTTAGAAGTATAGCAGTAGCTCACACAAGATGAATTAATCGCATTTGGCTTGATGCGGGCCTTAATTGTGCTATATAGTTTGGACCAGAAAAATCAAGCAAAAGTGTTTTTATTGCTTACTAATATGGTTCTTCGTGTTTTTATGTTTCACTACAGATCACGTCAATCAGAAATGTTGAGTGGACTACGAGCAAGTGAAGGCAGTGATCCGGACGAAGCTGAATAATGAGGGCAGGGTGTAAAGATAAGATAATTACTTTATTATCCCCATGGGGTGATTTGGGTTGCGGCTCTGTGCATACATAACACATAATCGGAAATAGCATAGACAAAAGACATATACAGACAATAAATACAGGTAGAAAAAGTGTAATTCATGAGCGAACAATGGTTCATCTGTACACTAtttgtcatgttctgaccatagaaagcctttattttctatggtagagtaggtcagggcgtgactaggggtttagtctagtttatattttctatgtggggttctagtttgttttttctatgttggtgttttggtatgattcccaattagaggcagctggctatcgttgtctctaattgaggatcatacttaagtagcattttttccacctgtgttatGGGATTTGTTATGTTATTGCACGTAGCAGCGCTGTAGTAATGGTTCGTTGTTAGTTTATTGTTTCTGTCTTTGCTAAGTTTCACTTTATTCAttaaaattatgtggaactcaatatacgctgcgccttggtccgatatTCATTCCAACGATAGTTACAGAATATCCCATCAACCAAGCAGCGTGTCCAGGAGGAGGAAGTATCCTGGACTTGGAAGAGATTCTGGATGGGAAgggatcctggacttgggaggaaatcctaGCAGGATAGGATTGCCTTTTATGGCGGGAGACATTAGGAGAGAATGGAGGACAGAGACGCCGGGGTTCACAGTGTTAGCTGTAGGTCTCTATCAAccacaatgttagctgtaggcctcTATCAAccacaatgttagctgtaggtcTCTATCAAccacaatgttagctgtaggtcTCTATCAACCACAATGTTAACTGTAGGTCTCTATCAACCACAATGTTAGCTGTAGATCTCTATCAAccacaatgttagctgtaggtcTCTATCAAccacaatgttagctgtaggtcTCTATCAAccacaatgttagctgtaggtcTCTATCAACTACAATGTTCAGGAGCCTTCCTGCTGCTGGGACAAAGGATTGTTTGGCCCTTTTTCTTTTGTACCCTGTAACATCGCCCAGTGGGGAGTAGCTCAAACTCCTGGTAAAGAGATTTCTGGGGTCCATCAGAGAACTTTCATGAAGGCTCTTATATCATAAATGACATCCAGACCTGCCTGCTTGACCCCTAGCACCTTACTAGCAGAGCTAACATGTTTCTCTGAGAGACACTAGTATTTCCGTACCAGCAAATTATGTTAATATGTTAAGATACTTTCAATAAATGGCTTGTGAAACAGTGACAATAGAACACGATCAACATTAAAATAGCTGAGTTTCCTTAAAAGTACAAATCTGCTTAGTACACTTTTCCCATTGTAGCTTGTGGTCAAGTACAACACATAGGTATTTATACTGCTCCACTACATCTGTCTTGTCCCTTAACAGTCGGCCGGGAAGGTGTAACATTTTTCCTAAAATTCGATGTGCATCTTTTTGGTCGTTGTTGTATTGAGCACTAAGTGAGAGTCGTCACACCACATGAAAAAGTCCTCCAAGACTGGCACATGCTCCTCCTCGCTACCCTGGAATAGACTGACCAGTGCTGTGTCGTCTGCAACCTTGATCAGGTGTCTACCAGGGTAGGTTTTAAAGTCAGTGTACAATGTGTACAACAGTCGAGAACGTGCACAGCCTTGAGGAGATCCCACGCTAGTGGTGCGCTTGTCTGAAATCCACTGTACCACCCTGACCTGCTGTGTCCTATTGTTAATGAAATCAAGGATTTGAAGCAGAGGCAGTAATTCTCTCAtgtatgcgcgcacacacactgcTTTTCTCTTGGCTTAGTCTTAATGAGTTATTTAAAGTAATGCAAAGAGTTTGTTTTATTAATTTGTCATTACAATTGACCTTGGGACTATTAGAATAAAGTAATTTCACATTTCTGATCATTTTTAATTTGTGTATTGCATTTAAGAAAAAAACCACATGTTTTGATTCTGAGCCTTATTAGTGACATATGTTATATGCATTTAATGTGCAGTTGTACTACAGTAGCAGTACAGAGTAACATTActtatcaggaatcaaggtaaaacacaagtgcagactgtgtgaagtaacaatgtttattgtaaccacaGGGGCAGGTAAACggcaggtcaaggcaggcaggggtcaatgatCCAGAGCAGAGGCTacggtacaggacagcaggcaggctcagggtcaggcagaggtggagcaaaggtacaggatgacaggcaggctcagggtcaggtcaggcagaggtggagcaaaggtacaggatgacaggcaggctcagggtcaggtcaggcagaggtggagcaaaggtacaggatggcaggcagactcagagacaggcagtggtcgggcgggtacagggtcaggacaggcaagggtcaaaaaccaggaggacaagAAAAAGAGGGTCTGGGAAAAGACAGGAACAACCGCTGGCGAGCTtgaacaaactggcaacagacagaaaacacaggtataagtacacaggggataatggggaagatgggcgacacctggaggggggtggagacaagcacaagtgaaacagatcagagtgtgacaTAACTGTTTATTGCAGTTTGACTGCAATACTACAGCAATATAATAACTGCACTTTTTACTGCAGTAACAAAACTGCAGTAGAATGTTTTCCATCAAATATCATTTTTACGGAAGTCAGTTCAGTTTTCGTTTTTACATCATGGTCTCATAATAAGGCAGTTTTTCTTTATACATCCTGGTTTTATAATTACGTAGTTTTTCTTTTTACGTCATGGTCTGCATGATGACGGTTGTTAAATTGGTCCCAGATTCAGCTATGTTATTCAGCACAGACATAGTGTTTAACACTAATATATAGACAGCagggttagagttggggttaTGTCTATGGTAAGGGTTGAAACAGGGTGTAGACATGAAGCTGGGGTTAGGTTGTGCCAGggtgtgtggacatgaagctagggttaaggcTGAGCAATGGAGTGAACATGAAAATACAGTTAAGGTTAGGGTGCTAAGGTTGAGCCAGGGTGTCAACATAGGACAGAAGGAAAGTGTGGAGAGACATGGCAGATGACAGTGAGCAGGCCTCCTCTTGCTGAATTGTTGGTAATGAATTAGCTAACTTAATTCAATGCATTTGCTGTCTTATTTGACtggttgtcatgtgttgtcaatatATTCAAATAATTTACAGTCAAAGGTTGTTTAGCTCGTGGGAAATACTCATGCCATTGTCATTCAtgtccagtatgaagggtgaCAATTAAAACTTGCATCATGATTCCATCTAGTAGTGATTTTAAAGAACATGCGGCTTGTAATTCAATTCAGCTTCATTTTATTCAATCTCAACTTCAAACAATAAACATTAAACAAACTGAATAATATGCCAATTGGACCAGCTGTAATTACCAAAGACTGAAAAATATAATTAACCTTCAACCTGCATTCAAGTAATGACTCTTTAAAGCATCCAACGACAAGTATTCAATATAAAGCAATgtgccaagtaaagcccccccccccagcctAACAATGCTGGGgcaattgtgcgccgctctatgggagtcctgatcacggccggttgtgatacagcctgggatcgtaCCCGGagctgtagtgatgcctctagcactgcgatgcagagccttagtccgctgtgccactcaggaggcccccaACCAGTAGTCTTAAGTATAGATTTATTTGGTTACAATATAGTTCTATCGCACAATCATGGCAAATCTAAGGGACAGTTTCCACCAAACACAGGATTATATGTGTCTATGAGTCTGGTCACTCTCTCATgtactctcctcttcctcctccatcccgaGCAGGCAGGTTCTTGCGATGGCACCCGTCACGGCATACGGGTCACAGTTGGCGGAGGGCCGGCGGTCTTCAAAGTATCCCTTCCCCTCCTGGGCCACCTGGCGTGGGATCCGGATGCTGGCCCCGCGGTTGGCCACACCAAAACAGAAGTCATGGATGCTGGAGGTTTCATGTAAGCCTGTGAGGCGTCTGATGTTGTCCTGGCCTCCGTGAGGGTCGTACACACATATGTGCTGGGAATGGCGCTTGCTCAGCTTCTCAATGGCCTGCTCAATATGTCTGTTAGAAGAGGGGAGAGTTTAGGTGTTGGACTAAATTATGTAGTTACACAGCCTCAGAAACTTACTTACAGTGCAATAATGTTTTTGCAGTCATACTCACTGCAGCCCCCCTTCTTCCCGCATCTCCTTTGTGCTAACGTTGGTATGGCAGCCCGCCCCGTTCCAGTTCCCCTTCATTGGTTTGGGGTCCAGAGTGGCTACAACTCCAAAGTCCTCACACACACGGTGCAGCAGGAAACGTGCCATCCATAGGTGGTCTCCCATCTCTATCCCCTCACACAGACCCACCTGGAATTCAaactgagagagggagataaaaggaGAGTTAGGAAATATTATATAGCAATCTGTAGAACCTTCCTGAAAGACTTGGCATACAGCATTGTAGCAAAAGTTAAATGTTTACCTGAGATGGCATGACCTCAGCATTGGTGCCACAGATTTTGACTCCAGAATAGAGACATGCCTTGTAGTGACACTCCATAATGTCCCTTCCATAGGCGTTGTCTGCACCAACCCCACAGTAGTatggacctgagagagagaaatagaaaaagagagagttaGATGAGATCAAAATCAAAGGCCTATTTGATAACATTAGGACTTATAGTAGGACTTCTAGAAATACAAAGATATATTTCATATATATAGTGATTTTCCAATTGCTTAAGACCATTTACATTATGAAAGGACACATGGTAAAATATAGTAGGGTCAGTCACCTTGGGGTCCTGGGAATCCATTTTGGGGCCAGCCATAGGGGCGACCATCCATGCCCAGGAGAGTATACTCCTGCTCCATTCCAAACCAGGGGATATAGTGCTTCACTTCCTCCATCATTTTCTTACAACCTGACCGCAGGTTACTCTCTGTACACGAGGGAAAAGGTGTATATTGCAGGGTTAGTTTGACTGATAGGAATATGAGACAGTCAAAGCAGTCAATTAGATAGACAGCAGCTTCGATCATAGACCAAAACCATTTGGTCTCCGTGTCTGTCAACTGAAGTAAGAAAAGTATCTCTTGTTATGTTTACAATTACCTGCAGGCAAGCGGTTGTACTTCAGGACCTCACACAAAACCAGTTTGTTGGATTCCAGTGTAAAAGGGTCCCTAAACATCGCCACTGGGATCAGGAACATGTCACTGTTG belongs to Oncorhynchus keta strain PuntledgeMale-10-30-2019 chromosome 9, Oket_V2, whole genome shotgun sequence and includes:
- the LOC118387573 gene encoding glutamine synthetase-like isoform X2 encodes the protein MASVSVSSRLNKAIHQHYMSLPQGDLCQVTYIWIDGSGEGLRNKTRTLDREPQGIEDIPEWNFDGSSTYQAEGSNSDMFLIPVAMFRDPFTLESNKLVLCEVLKYNRLPAESNLRSGCKKMMEEVKHYIPWFGMEQEYTLLGMDGRPYGWPQNGFPGPQGPYYCGVGADNAYGRDIMECHYKACLYSGVKICGTNAEVMPSQFEFQVGLCEGIEMGDHLWMARFLLHRVCEDFGVVATLDPKPMKGNWNGAGCHTNVSTKEMREEGGLQHIEQAIEKLSKRHSQHICVYDPHGGQDNIRRLTGLHETSSIHDFCFGVANRGASIRIPRQVAQEGKGYFEDRRPSANCDPYAVTGAIARTCLLGMEEEEEST
- the LOC118387573 gene encoding glutamine synthetase-like isoform X1; translated protein: MMAQTLHLAMASVSVSSRLNKAIHQHYMSLPQGDLCQVTYIWIDGSGEGLRNKTRTLDREPQGIEDIPEWNFDGSSTYQAEGSNSDMFLIPVAMFRDPFTLESNKLVLCEVLKYNRLPAESNLRSGCKKMMEEVKHYIPWFGMEQEYTLLGMDGRPYGWPQNGFPGPQGPYYCGVGADNAYGRDIMECHYKACLYSGVKICGTNAEVMPSQFEFQVGLCEGIEMGDHLWMARFLLHRVCEDFGVVATLDPKPMKGNWNGAGCHTNVSTKEMREEGGLQHIEQAIEKLSKRHSQHICVYDPHGGQDNIRRLTGLHETSSIHDFCFGVANRGASIRIPRQVAQEGKGYFEDRRPSANCDPYAVTGAIARTCLLGMEEEEEST